A genomic window from Shewanella vesiculosa includes:
- a CDS encoding methyl-accepting chemotaxis protein, which yields MEKQTLLIAQKAKYLSVGLLVTVIMLIYIVMQTLALPVIQKEVEKKELLRISASVNEVRIELSKGSVLTQSLASLAETLPLDEQQFSALFPKIIDQFGNGNIAGGGIWPEPNAFSSGVALKSFFWARNASGQLDKIDDYNKPDGPGYHNEAWYIAGRSLKTGQCGWSEAYEDPVSGTAMVTCTVAINRAGKFWGVATVDLMLAGLDKLFKRQNQESGGFNFVLGQNNQIISFPSIRSSSLDMKKFSEVAAQDSSLQPLLSAINSGQTIIHLPEGVVEDSGSMLAIMDMAEEGMKIGIVLPDPIIQKPISDLSFSLYATLIPMLLFFVGILIFNANKVMQWVNETTAQIRMLISGGSAATLKIDRYDEIGKLKQAVNQYSEHLKGLLGQIANEAVEAKDRAKQLNEMSSMLKQRAESQLTENHMLAAAITEMSASAAEVARNTKSTSETVDESQGLIQRRMVDVEENSKANQELSQVLQKTADIINRLASDSQQMGTMLDVIKSISEQTNLLALNAAIEAARAGEQGRGFAVVADEVRTLAGRSQESASKIEAMIAQLQTSASQGVNIIVSSQSLSVESLARSEKVIAGFNEIIEVFSDISSSTSHIAMAASEQSSVSGEINQLAENIRVSNDLNAKDALELANVSSSSSELSNRLYDLSKGYA from the coding sequence ATGGAAAAGCAAACGTTATTAATTGCACAAAAAGCAAAGTATCTTAGTGTGGGCTTATTAGTCACAGTGATTATGCTTATTTATATTGTAATGCAGACCTTAGCATTACCGGTAATTCAAAAAGAAGTTGAAAAGAAAGAATTACTGCGTATTTCAGCCAGTGTCAACGAGGTTAGAATTGAACTAAGCAAAGGTTCGGTGCTAACCCAAAGCTTAGCCTCATTAGCAGAAACCTTACCCTTAGACGAGCAGCAATTTAGCGCGTTATTTCCCAAAATAATTGACCAATTTGGCAATGGCAATATCGCTGGTGGTGGGATTTGGCCAGAACCTAATGCGTTTAGCTCTGGTGTGGCATTAAAATCCTTTTTTTGGGCACGTAATGCTTCAGGGCAATTAGACAAAATTGATGATTACAATAAGCCTGATGGTCCAGGCTATCACAACGAAGCTTGGTATATCGCTGGACGTTCACTTAAAACCGGACAGTGTGGTTGGTCTGAAGCTTATGAGGACCCTGTCAGTGGCACTGCTATGGTGACCTGTACTGTCGCGATCAATCGAGCAGGTAAGTTTTGGGGCGTCGCAACCGTTGATTTAATGCTAGCGGGTTTAGATAAGTTATTTAAGCGCCAAAACCAAGAGTCAGGCGGTTTTAACTTTGTATTGGGCCAAAACAATCAAATAATCAGCTTTCCAAGTATTCGCTCATCATCACTTGATATGAAAAAATTCAGTGAGGTCGCCGCCCAAGATAGCAGCCTTCAACCGCTGTTGAGCGCAATCAACAGCGGCCAGACCATTATCCACTTACCAGAGGGCGTAGTGGAAGACAGTGGTTCTATGTTGGCAATAATGGACATGGCCGAAGAAGGCATGAAAATTGGTATTGTTTTGCCTGATCCCATTATCCAAAAACCTATCAGCGACTTAAGCTTTAGTTTATATGCGACGCTCATTCCCATGCTGCTGTTCTTTGTTGGTATTCTAATTTTTAATGCTAACAAAGTGATGCAATGGGTCAATGAGACCACTGCGCAAATTCGCATGTTAATCAGTGGCGGTTCTGCTGCAACTCTCAAGATAGATCGCTATGATGAAATAGGTAAATTAAAACAAGCGGTTAATCAATATAGTGAACATCTCAAAGGCTTGCTTGGACAAATAGCAAACGAAGCGGTAGAAGCCAAAGATAGAGCCAAACAGCTCAATGAAATGTCTTCTATGCTAAAACAGCGGGCTGAATCACAACTCACAGAAAACCACATGCTCGCAGCGGCCATCACTGAAATGTCTGCCAGCGCTGCCGAAGTGGCACGAAACACAAAATCAACATCAGAAACCGTCGACGAATCCCAAGGGCTTATTCAACGGCGCATGGTTGATGTCGAAGAAAACAGTAAAGCTAACCAAGAGCTGTCACAAGTACTCCAAAAAACAGCCGATATTATTAATCGTCTTGCTTCTGACTCCCAGCAAATGGGAACAATGTTAGATGTGATTAAGAGTATTTCAGAGCAAACCAATTTGTTAGCATTGAATGCAGCTATTGAAGCCGCTAGAGCGGGTGAACAAGGGCGCGGATTTGCGGTGGTTGCCGATGAAGTAAGAACCCTCGCAGGCCGATCTCAAGAGTCAGCCAGTAAGATTGAAGCGATGATCGCGCAGCTGCAAACATCGGCTAGTCAGGGCGTGAACATCATTGTCAGTTCACAGTCCTTATCCGTAGAATCTTTAGCTCGATCAGAAAAAGTAATTGCAGGGTTTAACGAAATTATTGAAGTATTTAGTGACATCAGTAGCAGTACTTCGCATATAGCGATGGCCGCCAGTGAACAATCAAGCGTATCGGGCGAAATTAACCAACTAGCCGAAAACATTAGAGTCAGTAATGACTTAAATGCTAAAGAT